The Ornithinimicrobium faecis genome includes a window with the following:
- a CDS encoding helicase-related protein: MASTGSVLAVAPGSVVVVRDAEWLVTGVEQTTDGLLLSVRGLTELVRDTNAMFYQGLDKIEVLDPAEATVVGDASPGNRKARLWLEATLRKSPLPVNDTSITVSAQSLADPLDYQREAVRRALDPANLRPRILLADAVGLGKTLEMGMILSELARRGRGERILIVTPRHVLEQMQHEMWTRFALPFVRLDSVGIQRVRQQLPATRNPFSLYKRVIISIDTLKSDRYLAHLRNHRWDAVVIDESHNITNSATQNNRLASVLAPQTDALILASATPHNGKAESFAELIRLLEPTAVRPDGSLDEDEVERLVLRRHRNSPEVARVVGAAWAERKEPVNNLVPASPAEDDVAHELADTWLHPQSGSTPHSKGSRLFSWTLAKAFLSSPAALEETIKERIKRLNDKLPAEATETEALQRLRQLNQSARQETGGKYAALLDLLGTIGIAKNSPERIVIFAERIATLHWLADKIRKDRELPHDAVEILHGGLSDQDQQAIVESFKQENSPIRVLVTGDVASEGVNLHLQCHQLVHYDIPWSLIRLEQRNGRIDRYGQRKSPQITALLLEPTHPKFSGDLRVLTRLVEKEHEAHTTLGDAASLMGDYTVEAEESRIREVLAGNQSFEDVVDDAGDVAQRDDFSGLWARLLGSGTTPTAETTVTTENHGGLYAEASDFLKQALVQVYSQPEEPLAAQGGGVGWREHAHERIVELSPPTDLKKRLEVLPQSYLADRKVTDRFKLVTTKTRGKELLANALSDESDSTWPEAHFLGPLHPVLDWISDRALASLGRNEVFAVRGEVDTPSVLLLGSLTNRAGHTVTSAWLQVEFPSGQPGFAVVQPHASPESMLASLGITGAMSNPGAVADASALNRFIPVAVREAEQHLRNAFTEAESDALARVDAWVNRAQHWTEEADALIQRSQIKSRRMSVAEEQRLAREQKPDRQLVRPLLLVVPADHPVQEG; this comes from the coding sequence TTGGCTAGCACCGGCTCCGTCCTGGCAGTGGCGCCAGGGTCCGTCGTGGTCGTCCGCGACGCAGAGTGGCTCGTCACGGGGGTCGAGCAGACCACGGACGGTCTCCTTCTGTCAGTCCGCGGCCTCACAGAGCTGGTCCGCGACACGAACGCCATGTTCTATCAGGGCCTCGACAAGATCGAGGTCCTCGACCCAGCAGAGGCAACGGTCGTCGGGGATGCCTCGCCGGGCAACCGCAAGGCCCGCCTCTGGCTTGAGGCGACGCTGCGCAAGAGCCCGCTGCCGGTCAACGACACCTCTATCACGGTCTCGGCGCAGTCGCTGGCAGATCCGCTCGACTATCAGCGCGAAGCCGTCCGACGCGCACTCGACCCGGCCAACCTGCGACCGCGCATCCTGCTCGCCGACGCCGTGGGCCTGGGCAAGACTCTCGAGATGGGCATGATCCTCTCCGAACTTGCCCGCAGGGGCCGCGGTGAGCGGATCCTCATCGTCACACCCCGCCACGTCCTTGAGCAGATGCAGCACGAGATGTGGACCCGCTTCGCTCTGCCGTTCGTCCGCCTCGACTCGGTGGGCATCCAGCGGGTCCGCCAGCAGCTCCCCGCGACGCGCAACCCGTTCTCCCTCTACAAGCGCGTCATCATCTCGATCGACACGCTCAAGAGCGACCGCTACCTTGCGCACCTGCGCAACCACCGCTGGGACGCCGTGGTCATCGACGAGTCGCACAACATCACCAACTCGGCGACCCAGAACAACCGGCTCGCCTCCGTCCTGGCGCCGCAGACGGACGCCCTCATCCTGGCCTCGGCGACGCCGCACAACGGCAAGGCCGAGTCCTTCGCCGAGCTCATCCGACTGCTCGAGCCCACGGCAGTCCGCCCAGACGGTTCCCTCGACGAGGACGAGGTCGAACGACTGGTGCTGCGCCGCCACCGCAACAGCCCCGAGGTCGCCCGCGTCGTCGGTGCCGCGTGGGCCGAGCGCAAGGAACCGGTCAACAATCTGGTCCCCGCCTCGCCCGCCGAGGACGACGTCGCCCACGAACTCGCCGACACCTGGCTGCACCCGCAGAGCGGCAGCACCCCACACTCCAAGGGGAGCCGACTCTTCTCCTGGACCCTCGCCAAGGCATTCCTGTCCTCCCCGGCAGCACTGGAGGAGACCATCAAGGAGCGGATCAAGCGCCTCAACGACAAGCTCCCCGCCGAGGCCACCGAGACCGAGGCCCTCCAACGCCTCCGCCAACTCAACCAGTCAGCCCGCCAGGAAACCGGCGGCAAGTATGCCGCGCTCCTGGACCTCCTCGGCACGATCGGCATCGCCAAGAACAGCCCTGAACGCATCGTCATCTTCGCCGAGCGCATCGCCACCCTGCACTGGCTCGCCGACAAGATCCGCAAGGACCGCGAGCTCCCGCACGACGCCGTGGAGATCCTGCACGGTGGCCTCTCCGACCAGGACCAGCAGGCCATCGTCGAGAGCTTCAAGCAGGAGAACTCGCCCATTCGAGTGCTCGTCACCGGCGACGTCGCCTCCGAGGGCGTCAACCTCCACCTGCAGTGCCACCAGCTGGTCCACTACGACATCCCCTGGTCCCTCATCCGGCTCGAGCAGCGCAACGGCCGCATCGACCGCTACGGCCAGCGCAAGAGCCCGCAGATCACCGCACTGCTCCTGGAACCGACCCACCCGAAGTTCTCCGGTGACCTGCGCGTCCTCACTCGCCTGGTCGAGAAGGAGCACGAGGCGCACACCACGCTCGGCGACGCGGCCAGCCTGATGGGCGACTACACGGTCGAGGCCGAGGAGAGCCGCATCCGTGAGGTCCTGGCCGGGAACCAGAGCTTCGAGGACGTCGTCGACGACGCGGGTGACGTCGCCCAGCGCGACGACTTCAGCGGGCTGTGGGCCCGGCTGCTGGGCAGCGGCACGACCCCGACCGCCGAGACGACCGTCACCACAGAGAACCACGGGGGCCTGTATGCCGAGGCGTCAGATTTCCTGAAGCAGGCACTCGTGCAGGTCTACAGCCAGCCAGAGGAGCCCCTGGCGGCCCAGGGTGGCGGGGTGGGTTGGCGGGAGCATGCCCACGAGCGGATCGTCGAGCTCAGCCCGCCCACGGACCTGAAGAAGCGGCTTGAGGTGCTCCCCCAGTCCTACCTCGCCGACCGCAAGGTCACCGACCGGTTCAAGCTCGTCACGACCAAGACCCGTGGCAAGGAGCTGCTGGCCAACGCCCTCAGCGATGAGTCCGACTCCACCTGGCCGGAGGCGCACTTCCTCGGCCCGCTCCACCCGGTGCTCGACTGGATCAGCGACCGTGCCCTGGCCAGCCTGGGCCGCAACGAGGTCTTCGCCGTGCGTGGCGAGGTCGACACCCCATCGGTCCTCCTCCTCGGCTCGCTCACCAACCGCGCCGGCCACACCGTGACCTCGGCCTGGCTGCAGGTGGAGTTCCCCAGCGGCCAGCCGGGCTTCGCAGTGGTCCAGCCCCATGCCTCGCCAGAGTCCATGCTCGCCTCGCTCGGGATCACCGGGGCGATGAGCAACCCCGGCGCGGTGGCCGACGCGAGCGCCCTCAACCGCTTCATCCCGGTGGCCGTGCGCGAGGCAGAGCAGCACCTCCGCAACGCCTTCACCGAGGCGGAGTCCGACGCTCTGGCGCGCGTCGACGCGTGGGTCAACCGTGCCCAGCACTGGACCGAGGAGGCCGACGCCCTCATCCAGCGATCCCAGATCAAGTCCCGCCGGATGAGCGTCGCCGAGGAGCAACGCCTCGCCCGCGAGCAGAAGCCCGACCGACAACTGGTGCGACCTCTGCTGCTGGTCGTCCCCGCCGACCACCCCGTGCAGGAGGGCTGA
- a CDS encoding helicase HerA domain-containing protein, whose translation MDDVNTDLAPDLASTLAAELPGAAVHILRAVPEGEQDIAAERAIEIRNRKQQACVLVVPAGEGHAASSLDNSFQRIPVLDTFTQVERLLMNRIEDEGVRDLVSRNRRWLRTQGREAWSLFLAQLCLDSTVRSFGENLWMVGLVPDHGPDPGSRVERNRLAVNAISRPARPAAAMDERFTVAGLQEGPWRAPLRQFCEQRGAQLANPRLWTRTIAESLPGLAFDRWALAEDVADDLVELEVVSFTRTGGALEKWSKLKQGADGQLVLEVPEDRPGLVTVKWKTGPPKVAGVARWELLVVPPDDLRTEDTIPLASTVLPGSRRQGTIKVELEEDSLTEGTRFVVSVKALGEHGESINLTAGEPAEADSQEFQVVGGPESESKPRRTAAASIPEAVLRAAHDGLDDLSEDLPSWDLEGQVFSLRLGNRRAVQVRICAPLISCQRVATAHPERALHFWARTSHGTPLDPLSIQEVELTLPPALGKARSEFLAALAATTHRDTMEATAWDGDLQDLAAVYAASYKRALEQQSGQHLESLLQMDTLQLDVLRSNTVVSAVIVLPTHPLRAAWAANHDRVLRDWARQLTDIAPRGARARMADPVLISQVVPANLPFTVPCEGQVAVYAEELTFGAGLYLVPGNVESEAAAESVASVLGLQRAGSTMRASSQMVAERIRAYEGAHNPGGTLRILAVNPGSGELLAGALRQPVRADLEDEDDPRRLELLAYSDNPSFTRPVSALADLQRALRRKDLARRTTHLVPPVSLALRSVNELKSDPQDAHLALMQDIGTPTVGFASAPERQPAFEDLLVPLVTRSFNDAGDLVWESAAAVGGGDGGLPAVHRAHQRAVARYYSGPDGAVPSVRVILDGEGQARISAAHSRADWVIGVDRFVGVDLFESGGEGSFGEAYILDYAPDFVEGIGERLTVTTGNRREVEVLLEGAMRELGLATVQHSVGAVLSTLAVVSGRLALRLLESNNRAREAVSLAAVVTHLRARGELDGLIVVPVDAHPEIFGAAARDAGPARRCDLLLVRVNQRSFKIECVEVKSRKEARLPQMLADHIVNQVQDTKRALEARFFANDPPRIDTKLQLARLASVLHYYADRSVRNGLIPEEKAADIHRHIDRVTEGQISPEISLRGYVISLDGDEGFKKKYGEVPLTVLTAADLGQLGFTTVLPQSAGGELRASTTTQQPQQPPRPASGPAQPERQDEGRSSQKLGDESGPAAEKNAEVTEDAVVPVSAGGPGTKSQILEAASKSETSPDSTNNGDGEANESESDYPLEVETVLGVDAHSSDVLWRVSTQGSPHAFILGIPGQGKSVTTRHIIRRFAAQGLPSLVFDFHGDMAEDPPAGATVLNAAEGLPFSPFEAEVRMGRPINTTAWEVSEIVAYVTNLGEIQRNHVYDALQSMYASHGWDGTTLGGSLPVISEFGPAVEAAEADARGKNARQRLRPMTDFGLFRDDADEAFDLLKTYRSGVVVDLSHLGLEEVQLFAASFILRKIYREMFKWPQDRTMKLAVVLDEAHRMARDVTLPKLMKEGRKYGMSVVVASQNADDFHKDVLANAGTKIVFRTNYPASRGVAGYLRGRSGADLSVEIEKLGVGVAYVATPDHPQARRTYMSEG comes from the coding sequence GTGGATGACGTCAACACTGATCTCGCACCCGACCTCGCATCCACTCTGGCCGCGGAACTTCCTGGCGCTGCAGTCCACATCTTGCGAGCCGTCCCTGAAGGTGAGCAGGACATCGCTGCAGAGCGGGCCATCGAGATCCGGAACCGCAAACAGCAGGCCTGCGTGCTCGTGGTTCCTGCCGGTGAAGGACATGCCGCCAGCTCGCTGGACAACTCCTTTCAACGGATCCCAGTCCTCGACACCTTCACACAGGTCGAGCGTCTGCTGATGAACCGCATTGAGGACGAAGGTGTCCGTGATCTCGTCTCACGGAATAGGCGGTGGCTGCGGACTCAAGGCAGGGAAGCGTGGAGCCTCTTCTTGGCGCAGCTGTGCCTTGACTCGACGGTCAGGTCATTTGGGGAGAACCTCTGGATGGTCGGACTGGTGCCGGACCACGGGCCTGACCCGGGCTCGAGGGTGGAGCGGAACCGCCTGGCCGTGAATGCGATCAGCCGGCCTGCACGACCGGCGGCAGCCATGGACGAGAGGTTCACTGTCGCCGGCCTGCAGGAGGGGCCATGGCGAGCGCCGCTCCGTCAGTTCTGTGAGCAGCGGGGTGCTCAGTTGGCGAACCCACGGCTGTGGACGCGGACGATCGCTGAGAGCCTGCCGGGCCTCGCCTTCGACCGGTGGGCGCTGGCGGAGGATGTGGCTGACGACCTCGTGGAGCTGGAAGTCGTCTCCTTTACCCGCACGGGTGGCGCCCTGGAGAAGTGGAGCAAGCTCAAGCAGGGAGCCGATGGACAACTCGTCCTGGAGGTCCCAGAGGACCGTCCTGGACTGGTCACAGTCAAGTGGAAGACGGGCCCCCCGAAGGTTGCGGGGGTCGCGAGGTGGGAACTGTTGGTTGTGCCGCCGGACGACCTGCGGACCGAGGACACGATTCCGCTCGCCTCGACGGTTCTCCCGGGAAGTCGGAGGCAAGGGACCATCAAGGTCGAGCTGGAAGAGGACTCCCTAACCGAGGGCACACGCTTCGTGGTGAGTGTCAAGGCGTTGGGGGAGCACGGTGAGTCGATCAATCTAACCGCCGGAGAGCCTGCTGAAGCGGATAGTCAGGAGTTTCAAGTCGTTGGCGGGCCGGAATCGGAATCCAAGCCGAGACGAACGGCGGCTGCGAGCATTCCCGAGGCTGTCCTCAGGGCGGCCCACGATGGGCTCGATGACTTGTCCGAGGATCTTCCGTCATGGGACCTGGAGGGGCAGGTCTTCTCCCTAAGGCTGGGGAACAGACGAGCCGTCCAGGTGCGCATCTGTGCCCCTTTGATTAGCTGCCAACGAGTTGCGACCGCTCACCCAGAGCGCGCCCTGCACTTCTGGGCGCGGACGTCGCACGGGACTCCCTTGGACCCGTTGAGTATTCAGGAGGTCGAGTTGACCCTCCCCCCTGCTCTCGGCAAAGCTCGCTCAGAATTCCTCGCGGCACTCGCAGCGACGACGCATCGCGACACGATGGAGGCGACGGCCTGGGACGGCGATCTGCAAGATCTGGCCGCGGTGTACGCAGCGTCATACAAGCGTGCGCTAGAGCAGCAGTCAGGCCAGCATCTGGAGAGCTTGCTGCAGATGGACACCCTCCAACTGGACGTGTTGCGCAGTAACACCGTGGTGAGTGCAGTGATTGTGCTGCCCACGCATCCGCTGCGGGCCGCTTGGGCAGCGAACCACGACCGTGTCCTGCGGGACTGGGCCCGACAGCTGACGGACATCGCCCCCCGGGGAGCGCGGGCACGGATGGCCGATCCAGTGCTGATCAGCCAGGTTGTGCCGGCTAATCTGCCGTTCACCGTCCCTTGTGAGGGGCAGGTAGCTGTCTACGCCGAAGAGCTGACGTTCGGTGCTGGACTCTATCTCGTTCCTGGGAACGTCGAGAGTGAGGCGGCGGCCGAGTCGGTGGCCTCGGTCCTCGGCCTCCAACGGGCAGGATCGACGATGCGAGCGTCCTCGCAGATGGTCGCCGAACGGATCCGGGCGTACGAGGGCGCACACAACCCGGGCGGGACACTGCGGATTCTCGCAGTCAATCCGGGCTCCGGGGAGCTCCTCGCCGGAGCGCTTCGCCAGCCCGTCCGGGCCGACCTGGAGGACGAGGATGATCCTCGTAGGCTTGAGCTGTTGGCCTACTCGGACAATCCGTCTTTCACGAGACCGGTGTCGGCGTTGGCCGACCTGCAACGTGCACTCCGCCGCAAGGATCTGGCTCGCAGGACGACCCACCTGGTTCCCCCCGTGTCGCTAGCCCTCCGCTCTGTGAACGAGCTGAAGTCGGACCCTCAGGATGCTCACCTAGCCCTGATGCAGGACATTGGGACTCCGACCGTCGGCTTTGCCTCGGCCCCTGAACGCCAGCCTGCATTCGAGGACCTGTTGGTTCCTCTCGTGACGCGCTCCTTCAACGACGCCGGCGATCTCGTCTGGGAGAGTGCGGCGGCTGTGGGAGGTGGGGATGGCGGGCTTCCTGCTGTGCACCGGGCACATCAGCGCGCTGTGGCACGGTACTATTCAGGGCCAGACGGGGCCGTCCCCTCGGTTCGCGTGATCCTGGATGGCGAGGGGCAGGCCCGCATCTCTGCTGCTCACTCTCGAGCTGACTGGGTGATCGGCGTCGACCGTTTCGTCGGCGTCGACCTCTTCGAGTCCGGGGGAGAGGGCTCCTTCGGCGAGGCCTACATCCTCGACTATGCCCCGGACTTTGTGGAGGGAATCGGGGAGCGGCTGACCGTCACGACGGGAAACCGGCGCGAGGTAGAAGTTCTCCTAGAAGGTGCCATGCGCGAGCTTGGTCTGGCGACCGTTCAACACAGCGTGGGTGCCGTCTTGTCCACCTTGGCTGTCGTCTCCGGAAGACTTGCGTTGCGCTTGCTCGAGAGCAACAACAGGGCGAGAGAGGCAGTCTCCCTGGCAGCAGTCGTGACCCATCTGCGAGCGCGTGGTGAGCTAGATGGGCTGATCGTCGTTCCCGTGGACGCGCACCCAGAGATTTTCGGTGCTGCAGCACGAGATGCGGGTCCCGCGCGACGCTGTGACCTGCTCCTCGTGCGGGTCAACCAGCGTTCGTTCAAGATCGAGTGTGTTGAGGTCAAGTCGCGAAAGGAGGCCCGACTCCCGCAGATGCTGGCTGACCACATCGTGAACCAGGTCCAGGACACCAAGCGGGCGTTGGAGGCACGGTTCTTCGCTAACGACCCGCCTCGCATCGATACCAAGCTGCAGCTTGCCCGCTTGGCGAGCGTGCTTCACTACTACGCAGATCGCTCCGTTAGAAACGGTCTGATCCCCGAGGAGAAGGCGGCTGACATTCACCGCCACATCGACCGAGTGACAGAGGGCCAGATCTCACCGGAGATCTCGTTGCGGGGGTATGTCATCAGTCTGGATGGCGACGAGGGCTTCAAGAAGAAGTACGGCGAGGTCCCGCTCACCGTACTGACTGCGGCGGATTTAGGCCAGCTTGGTTTCACCACCGTGCTGCCCCAATCGGCAGGTGGCGAACTGAGGGCTTCCACGACCACCCAGCAGCCTCAACAACCTCCCCGCCCCGCGTCAGGGCCTGCTCAGCCCGAGCGCCAAGACGAGGGGAGATCTAGCCAGAAACTGGGTGATGAGTCTGGCCCCGCCGCGGAGAAGAACGCCGAGGTTACCGAGGATGCGGTGGTACCCGTGTCGGCGGGCGGCCCTGGGACGAAGAGTCAGATCTTGGAGGCTGCCAGCAAAAGCGAGACGTCACCGGATAGCACCAACAATGGAGATGGTGAGGCGAACGAGTCGGAGTCGGACTATCCCCTTGAGGTAGAGACGGTGTTGGGCGTTGATGCGCACTCCTCAGACGTCCTGTGGCGAGTCAGCACTCAGGGAAGCCCGCACGCCTTCATCCTCGGTATACCGGGGCAGGGGAAGTCGGTCACCACGCGTCACATCATCCGGAGGTTTGCTGCACAGGGACTGCCATCACTCGTCTTCGACTTCCATGGCGACATGGCTGAGGACCCTCCGGCGGGCGCGACAGTCCTCAATGCTGCGGAAGGGCTTCCCTTCAGTCCGTTCGAGGCAGAGGTGAGGATGGGGCGGCCAATCAACACGACCGCATGGGAAGTCTCAGAGATCGTTGCTTACGTCACCAACCTGGGGGAGATCCAACGGAATCACGTGTACGACGCGCTCCAATCCATGTACGCCTCTCACGGCTGGGACGGAACCACACTGGGAGGCAGTCTTCCGGTGATCAGCGAGTTTGGGCCTGCGGTCGAGGCGGCCGAGGCGGACGCTCGGGGAAAGAACGCTCGCCAGAGGTTGCGACCTATGACGGACTTCGGTCTCTTCCGGGATGACGCAGACGAGGCTTTCGACCTCCTCAAGACCTATCGCAGCGGTGTGGTCGTCGACCTCAGCCATCTTGGCCTCGAGGAGGTTCAGCTATTCGCGGCCTCCTTCATACTTCGCAAGATCTACCGGGAGATGTTTAAGTGGCCGCAGGACCGGACGATGAAACTGGCCGTAGTCCTGGATGAGGCACACCGCATGGCGCGGGACGTGACCCTGCCCAAGCTCATGAAGGAAGGGCGAAAGTACGGGATGAGCGTCGTCGTGGCGAGCCAGAACGCCGACGACTTCCACAAGGATGTCCTAGCGAACGCTGGCACCAAAATAGTCTTCCGCACGAACTACCCCGCCTCTCGGGGCGTGGCCGGGTATTTGCGCGGGAGAAGTGGTGCCGACCTCAGCGTGGAGATCGAGAAGCTCGGCGTAGGCGTCGCATACGTGGCGACACCCGACCACCCACAAGCTCGCAGGACCTACATGTCGGAGGGTTGA